In Deltaproteobacteria bacterium, a single window of DNA contains:
- the ftsE gene encoding cell division ATP-binding protein FtsE, with product MIEMIHVSKAYNESPRVLFDITLKVDKGEFVYLTGPSGSGKTTFLKLLYAAERPTEGEIRVNGFRISRLKPREIPHLRRSLGVVFQDLKLLPRWTASENVAFALEVLGVPRREILNKTSEALRLVGIEHKGKCFPPQLSAGEQQRVAIARAIVNNPLLLLADEPTGNIGLGATKGILELFDEINLRGTTLVLATHNYGLPAMLPKERIVLEGGRIVGSSLRNPAALIRDTGIPYPSPPRA from the coding sequence ATGATCGAAATGATCCATGTAAGCAAGGCTTACAATGAAAGCCCCCGAGTACTCTTCGACATTACTCTAAAAGTGGACAAAGGGGAATTTGTTTATCTTACCGGCCCCAGCGGTTCAGGAAAGACCACTTTCCTAAAATTGCTATATGCGGCTGAACGCCCGACAGAAGGGGAGATCCGGGTCAATGGGTTTCGCATAAGTCGCTTGAAACCCCGAGAGATTCCCCACCTGAGGAGAAGCCTGGGCGTAGTTTTTCAAGATTTAAAACTTCTTCCCCGATGGACGGCCTCCGAAAATGTAGCCTTTGCTTTGGAAGTACTGGGAGTGCCGAGGCGGGAAATTTTAAACAAGACCTCGGAGGCATTACGGTTGGTGGGGATCGAGCACAAAGGAAAATGTTTCCCCCCCCAGCTTTCTGCCGGTGAGCAACAACGAGTCGCCATCGCTCGGGCCATTGTCAATAATCCCTTGTTGCTCCTGGCCGATGAACCCACAGGAAATATTGGGCTGGGGGCTACGAAAGGAATTCTGGAGCTGTTTGATGAAATCAATCTTCGGGGGACAACCTTGGTCTTGGCCACGCATAATTATGGGCTTCCGGCGATGCTTCCCAAAGAACGCATTGTTTTGGAGGGTGGCCGAATCGTGGGAAGCTCATTGCGTAACCCCGCGGCTTTGATTAGAGACACCGGCATTCCCTATCCTTCACCGCCGAGAGCGTAG
- a CDS encoding SPOR domain-containing protein, whose translation MGKAINDLQYSGKSSSQSKQEKKKEEKKDSLYQAEFKRGNYPANKEAKSFTSEIPDKREEKARPTPPTKPKVGEAKLLEPAEEIASSSQGARSAPAKARFTLQVGAFNNSEEAAQLVNQLQSKGYAAYQITGSAAAKGLWYRVRVGHFPSLQDARQFALMFEKKENIKTVITTEPAS comes from the coding sequence GTGGGAAAAGCAATCAACGATCTTCAATATAGCGGAAAATCGTCATCTCAGAGTAAGCAGGAAAAGAAAAAAGAAGAAAAAAAAGATTCTCTTTATCAGGCTGAGTTTAAAAGGGGAAATTATCCCGCGAACAAAGAAGCAAAATCTTTCACCTCTGAGATTCCGGATAAACGAGAAGAAAAAGCCAGGCCAACACCCCCGACGAAACCAAAAGTTGGAGAAGCAAAGTTATTAGAACCGGCAGAAGAGATTGCCTCTTCTTCTCAAGGAGCTAGATCAGCTCCGGCCAAAGCCCGCTTTACATTGCAGGTTGGTGCTTTTAATAACTCCGAAGAAGCCGCACAGTTGGTGAACCAATTGCAGAGCAAAGGGTATGCTGCTTACCAGATTACGGGGAGTGCAGCGGCCAAGGGACTGTGGTACCGGGTGCGAGTGGGGCACTTTCCATCCCTGCAGGATGCCCGACAATTTGCACTTATGTTCGAAAAAAAAGAAAATATTAAAACGGTCATTACCACCGAACCGGCGTCATAA